A region of the Sarcophilus harrisii chromosome 3, mSarHar1.11, whole genome shotgun sequence genome:
TGGATCCAGATTAGGATAGAATAGAAATGCCTGTTGACATTTAAAGTCTGTCAgtccttacatgaactgatgctaagtgaagtgagtaaaaccaggagaacattgtacacagcaacaagattatgcaatgatccttaaggatgtggcttttttttttttttttttttttaaacaatgagatgattcaggccaattccaaaagacttgtgttggagagagccatctgtatccagagagggGACTTCGGGGACTGAATgtgaaacacaacatagtatttttaccttttttgttgtttgcttgcttttttatttctcatttattttttcctttttgatctgatcttttttgtgtagcatgataactgtggaaatacatatagaggaattgcacaagtttaacatatggttggattgcttgttgtagggaagggagtgaggaaaatggagggagaaaaatttggaacacaaggttttgcaaggggaaatgttgaaaactatcttcacatatattttgaaaataaagattctTGAGGATTTATGATTATATCCTTAGAACTCTATACATGTTGGGCTTGGTGATTGATTATATAATAAGAGTTATTCATTGAATCCTTTCATATTctcatgtacttttaaaaatatcattatgtgattattatatattgtagaattttagaattttttattccaaTTCCTTCCCAAAGAAAAgttcagtcctctcattttatgaGGAATAAAAAGGTAAAGTAATTAAAGATTAAAGTGGTGAGAGGATTAAACTCTGTTTATGTAGCTAATTAGAGGAAAAGCATGTTTATCTCAGGCCTAAATATAGAATACTACTTTATGGATATGATTTTATtaatcatcctttttattttcagaatttcaaatttggtattttattgaggggttttaattttgttcttttaacttttttagttccatgcccaattcattgttcttcatttctttcttttgcaagtaagcatctacagatataaaatttcccctaagaacttcattggctgcatcccataaattttggtatgttgtctcattattgtttaATGGAAATAATTAAATGGATGTTTTTGATGGTCTCTTAGCACAGTGTTCGAGGAGTTGTATCCATGGCTAATAATGGCCCAAACACCAATGGATCACAGTTCTTTATTACTTATGGCAAGCAGCCTCATTTGGACATGAAGTATACAGTATTTGGAAAGTGAGTAGTATGgacattgtttttttaatttctttgagtaAGGATAACACCTAAATACTTAAAATACAGCACAAACCATTACCACCATTTTCAGAGAGCATCTTATTATTGATACACCaacagaaaatcattttaaataaatggtgTTTATTGTGCAGCATTGTAATatcctggctagctttctggaggttctcTGGAAGGGCCTtgatctcagcaggatagacaccatgagaatggacaagaatagagtccaaagtctttattgtctcttacatagtctgtgtctgtcatagtctgatgCCGTCTCAGTCTGACCCTGTCTCCGTCTGACCCTGTCTGACCCTGTCTCAGTCTGACCCTGTCCCAGTCTGACCCCGTCCCAGTCTGACCCAATCTCCTCTAGCAGGCTCAACCGGTCTTAAccagtctctctctccctctggctttgtccccagttcttatatactctattacaattacatcatgaatatgtgtgaactagagaactattatatcaccatactaagtactaagtatatgtaaagtagataaccattgtttcagttccactgagttaacaccttattatAAGCATCTTTGTTTCAACTATAACACAAGTGGTCATGCCCCCCTCTGtcttctcaggaaaggtgagaacaccaaagggaggtaggtgagaacaccaaagagaaaatggggagccaaacccaGATAtagttagcaggtttcctctgggctgaagtgtcttatacctcacccagagttccctcaCTATCTACGTCCCTCTACACAGCATTTTCTGTCTGccatacatattatatgtgtctTTATATAGGGATGCTATTAAGCAATTAATGTATAGAAAATAGCAGGATCCATTAATCTCATTGTTTTGTGGGTAATCCTGGCTCTCTTTCCTGACCTATCCACAGATTTCAGTGCTTTATAATCCCCATTATTCTAGGCCTGAAAGAGTACTTTCTTCAGAATGAATAGAATGATTTTGTCTTAATTCTcctttgtcttttcatttataaCCCATTCCCTCCTTTGTATGTCgtctttgagaaagaaataaatggcTTTCAAAATTTCATGTTTAAAAGGTGGgaagttttgttttatatttaggGTTTAATTGATTTTGCTGTTAATGTGACATTTTTACCTTGATCTTTTTGGAAGgtggggtgtatgtgtgtatgtgttttgggggaaaggggagagacagacaaaaacagacaaagagagggagagaaaaagagaaggaaagaaggagggagggagagattctaaaatgagatcacatttgagGATTTTTGTGGTTCTctttagaattaaaatttaaattatagtttCCTCTTCAGGAATTTGACACATCTCATAGATCTCACAGATCTCACAGATCTTTTAACTTGCCTAAgaaatgtttcactttttttttttttttttttttttttttttttttttttttttttttttttttcctttttttggcaaggcatttgggttaaatgacttgccagggtcacataactagtagtaagtgttaagtatctgaggctgtaattgagctcaggtcctcctgactccaggactggtgctttatccactgcaccatctagctgcccctgttacTCTTTACAacagggggtcctcaaacttttttaaatagggggccagttcactgtcccaagactgttggagggccggactataataaaaacaaaaactgttttgtgggcctttaaataaagaaacttcatagccctgggtgagggggataaatgtcctcagctgtcgcatctggcccacagccgtagtttgaggacccctgctttacaATCTTGAATAAAGCTGTAATCCTAACAAAACTTTAGCTCAGGGATTTTTAGCTTGGTATCcaggaaagttttaaaaagttattttgatcACTAACTATAATAAATACAATTAGTTCATTATAAtactatggattttattttatgcatttagaaattttttataaGGCATCCATAGGCTTCCCTAGATTAAGAGGATCCATGATgcaaaaaataagtttaaaaaccTATGTTCTAAATTGTCACAGGGCATTTCTATTCTACAGGCATtcagaatttgtatttttctgttctccattgtctcctttctttttcttcagccTAAATTTAGAGCTGATCAGTGGAAATAAAACAGTCCTACATGTATTAGTggaacaaatttataaaataaagtagtATATGCCTTTTCCTAATTCAGGAAATTTAATGAGCTTCACTGATCCTGTAGCTGCTATTACTAATGttgacaatattttatatttggggACATTTGGTTAAAGAACTACTCTGTGATTATCACATGTGTAGCCATTCAGGGTAACTATTAGCTGGGAATGAAGGTGGCATGCAGTATTCTCAAACTGCAATAGAAACTTTTTATACCCATTTCTTATAGTTGACCAATAATATAAAAGTCTGGAGGCCTGAATTTTTACCTCCTGTATCTatctatagaaataaaatattaaaccaaCAAATTTTTTGTAATGTTTGTACTTGTTATGATTTGTTATGTTTGTCCTCAACGACTCTGAAgtccagagaaaagaaattacacacacataataaattAAGCAATGACAAattgaaatcaaattaaaaaacaaaacaaaactcagcaGCAGTGAATTATGATGAATTCTCACAAGCCAGGATGTGACTAATTGTTACATAAATTGTAATAGGAGTTATAATTGctagagaaattaaaaaaccatGAATTTATCAGCCCCAAGGAATTTTCAtgagtgttttattttcttttagggtAATAGATGGCCTAGAAACTTTGGATGAACTAGAGAAGCTGCCAGTAAATGAAAAGACTTTTCGGCCTCTTAATGATGTACACATTAAGGATATTACCATTCATGCCAATCCATTTGCTCCGTAACTGCAATGTATTGGATAAAGATTTGTCAAGCTCAATATAGCAAACACTTCACTCTTGTGCACTTCTTCATCGTGCCACAAGCTACATCTTTCTATTAATTTACTCAGAACTGAGACTGTGGGCCTTTCAAAAGCCTGTCCACTATGAAATAATCGAAAGAAAACAAGCCAAACCAGAACAGTACAACACATCCAGCAAATATTTATGAGAACAGTCATACAT
Encoded here:
- the PPIL3 gene encoding peptidyl-prolyl cis-trans isomerase-like 3, with product MSVTLHTDVGDIKIEVFCERTPKSCENFLALCASNYYNGCIFHRNIKGFMIQTGDPTGSGKGGNSIWGRKFEDEYSEYLKHSVRGVVSMANNGPNTNGSQFFITYGKQPHLDMKYTVFGKVIDGLETLDELEKLPVNEKTFRPLNDVHIKDITIHANPFAP